From a single Fusarium fujikuroi IMI 58289 draft genome, chromosome FFUJ_chr03 genomic region:
- a CDS encoding related to nonhistone chromosomal protein, with protein sequence MSPDLESILAELGLSQYLGAFVEQGFDEWDIILDIQESDLDALGVKLGHRRKLQRRIANARGISPSVSLVTTVRPTSEDVKSDSVQPEPTRTELPPEGPGVAKRKYRRHPKPDDNAPERPPSAYVLFSNKMREDLKSQNLTFTEIAKLVGENWQNLNASEKEAYESQANADKEKYHRDLMEYKKTADYRKYMQYLHEFKEKQAKRTQADVSKRTKLDPVRLRHSSSSSSTMTPGGNTSSGSGSERLQGSEPPPCRRERLNSIASIAESQHSSTTPTLLSQANSNDETMSSPQAALFDAGSPRETHYQAPKRQQSWREGGRGVEVSHQHLPSLSNMLEDGRKGMPIPSGSEGNPYSSGFVAANYPRSVPEVPNVLPSAPPKPPLLRHEPSSSSSIGSVSPAGGFARTPGEGPLPIHALLSHHQTLPTPVVAANASMFERGSPVSGLGTGTTTPSPTDPVPLVRPYFGHGVVPRGYGSQPLPPTGPPARNDEYMVDSDVPMTPAPDVIAPTEDRSFKTRLDGMSVLLRAGELVEKHERDERR encoded by the exons ATGTCTCCCGATCTCGAGTCAATTCTTGCCGAGTTGGGATTGTCCCAATATCTTGGTGCATTCGTTGAACAAGGTTTCGATGAGTGGGATATCATTCTTGACATTCAGGAGTCAGATCT AGATGCATTGGGTGTCAAACTTGGCCACCGGAGG aaGCTCCAGAGAAGGATAGCTAATGCCCGAGGCATCTCCCCATCGGTGTCATTGGTGACTACTGTCAGACCAACCAGCGAGGATGTAAAATCGGATAGTGTGCAACCTGAGCCTACTCGGACGGAACTACCGCCTGAAGGACCAGGTGTTGCTAAACGGAAGTATCGGCGTCACCCTAAG CCTGACGATAATGCCCCTGAGAGACCTCCGTCAGCATATGTATTGTTTTCCAACA AAATGAGGGAAGACTTAAAAAGCCAAAATCTCACGTTCACAGAAATTGCAAAACTCGTTGGAGAGAATTGGCAAAACCTGAATGCCAGCGAAAAGGAGGCATATGAAAGCCAAGCAAATGCCGACAAAGAGAAGTACCACCGTGACTTGATGGAATATAAGAAAACGGCCGACTATCGGAAGTATATGCAATATCTCCACGagttcaaggagaagcaggcCAAACGTACTCAAG CCGATGTCTCTAAGAGGACAAAACTGGATCCCGTTCGATTGCGacacagcagcagcagcagcagcacgaTGACACCGGGAGGCAACACTTCGAGCGGCAGTGGTAGTGAGAGGTTGCAAGGTAGTGAGCCACCACCTTGTCGGCGAGAAAGGTTGAACTCGATTGCGTCGATAGCTGAATCACAACATTCGTCGACTACGCCAACTTTGTTATCCCAGGCAAACTCGAACGATGAGACTATGTCATCACCCCAGGCCGCCCTCTTCGATGCTGGAAGTCCACGGGAAACCCATTACCAAGCCCCCAAGCGCCAGCAGTCCTGGCGAGAAGGAGGTCGGGGGGTAGAAGTCTCACATCAACATCTGCCCTCGTTGTCCAACATGCTCGAAGATGGAAGGAAGGGGATGCCAATTCCATCCGGCTCAGAAGGTAACCCTTATTCGAGTGGCTTTGTTGCTGCGAACTACCCCAGGTCGGTACCCGAAGTCCCCAATGTGCTTCCATCGGCACCACCCAAGCCCCCTCTCCTCCGGCACGAACCGTCTTCCAGCAGCAGTATTGGTTCAGTGAGTCCAGCAGGGGGCTTTGCACGGACTCCCGGCGAAGGACCGCTCCCGATCCACGCTCTCCTTTCCCACCATCAGACGCTGCCGACACCAGTTGTGGCTGCCAACGCGTCCATGTTCGAACGGGGTTCTCCTGTTTCCGGATTAGGTACTGGTACGACGACCCCGAGCCCGACAGACCCTGTGCCACTCGTAAGGCCATATTTTGGCCACGGCGTTGTGCCCAGGGGATATG GGTCTCAGCCATTGCCACCCACTGGCCCTCCAGCCAGGAACGACGAATATATGGTAGACAGCGATGTGCCAATGACGCCGGCACCTGATGTGATCGCCCCGACCGAGGATCGTTCCTTCAAGACTCGCCTCGATGGCATGAGCGTCTTGCTAAGAGCTGGTGAGCTTGTCGAAAAGCACGAACGAGACGAACGACGATGA
- a CDS encoding related to condensin complex component cnd2 produces the protein MPRVAQVPRTGSSRNNAGSSTASPFITQSPVKIPLNDDVSEKGQRMSSRRALHERQFNEIKKAATPRKVGLRLDDMENGDPQTPRGGRASNIEDDEGFVVGGSAVTPMKRVPLLANFEEWMKMATDNKINATNSWNFALIDYFHDMSLLKEGDGVNFQKASCTLDGCVKIYTNRVDSVATETGKLLSGLADSNNAKKKDKDGEDADESDEEELDEDGNVKKKPKKKTQRSSEATLAPSFNSLQLKKFELEFAVDPLFKKASADFDEGGAKGLLLNHLMIDSQGRIVFDSSDDTGDATTLGKTKSDDEEGDGEDEAENDPEEEELEDEEEADDVEIDVGVLGAKFIPDLHRLDELDVCPSLKTFDLGDPSGSMDIPFLKAPEDWRQDQDKDKTPGALGDFSGLVIDGDEAAGFDDDDLALGAFDAADNVAFGEGGEAWAREAALEPQMRVYDAGLGEEGGDGDEIDGNGEYVVSMTSAQKADKMHEDILGFFDQALQKNWASAEHWRIRKIKDVNKPATETKKRKEKEPFEIDFAAPLDSHTSDIIHTQATNNSAISMLKKDWKSKSRNLLPDDKHFNSKSLLSLFLKPKARMSKRRTGFSSRGGGGFGNIGADNQPDGEMDEAFWANQKAPQHTDETVLPEGDYDANFFQDDVMPFPGGGDLDDDDDLEFADAREHFSPGLDGQAGLTDGGGLTALLNGETVTNTGAFGTTLVTQTRRVRPEYVQYARVAKKVDVRRLKEELWKGMDVDILQNQPKPQAVDVSEPKQEETLKFTEIMNNLQTVYPKPVMDDISTSFCFICLLHLANEKGLVIENTPGLSELEIRRDWSAEIVEGE, from the exons ATGCCTCGAGTTGCTCAAGTCCCCCGGACGGGGAGTTCCAGGAATAACGCAGGCTCTAGTACGGCCTCACCATTCATAACGCAGTCACCTGTCAA AATCCCCCTCAACGATGATGTGTCAGAAAAGGGGCAGCGCATGAGCTCCAGGAGAGCTCTCCACGAAAGACAATTTAACGAGATTAAGAAAGCCGCAACTCCTCGCAAGGTTGGTCTTCGCCTTGACGACATGGAGAACGGTGATCCCCAAACTCCCCGCGGCGGCCGCGCCAGCAATAtcgaagatgacgagggctTCGTGGTCGGAGGCTCCGCGGTCACGCCTATGAAGCGTGTACCGCTTCTCGCCAATTTCGAAGaatggatgaagatggccacCGACAACAAAATCAATGCGACAAATTCATGGAACTTCGCTCTCATAGACTACTTTCACGATATGTCACTCCTCAAGGAAGGCGACGGTGTGAACTTCCAAAAGGCTAGCTGTACCTTGGACGGATGTGTCAAGATCTACACCAACCGTGTGGACAGCGTCGCAACGGAAACAGGGAAGCTATTGAGTGGCCTTGCTGATAGCAAcaacgccaagaagaaagacaaagatggcgaggatgcCGACGAaagcgacgaagaagaactcgacgaggatggcaacgtaaaaaagaaacccaagaagaag ACACAACGATCATCTGAAGCAACACTTGCCCCCTCCTTCAATTCACTGCAGCTCAAAAAATTTGAGCTGGAATTCGCAGTCGATCCCTTGTTCAAAAAAGCATCTGCCGATTTTGATGAGGGTGGCGCCAAGGGCCTTCTTCTAAACCATCTTATGATCGATTCACAAGGACGCATCGTCTTTGACAGTAGCGACGATACTGGTGATGCCACCACCCTCGGGAAGACGAAgtccgacgatgaagagggtgACGGAGAAGACGAGGCCGAGAACGACccggaggaagaggagctggaagatgaggaagaggccgATGACGTCGAAATTGATGTTGGAGTCCTTGGTGCCAAGTTCATCCCCGACTTGCACCGgctcgatgagcttgatgtttGTCCTTCTCTAAAGACGTTTGATCTTGGCGATCCTTCGGGATCCATGGATATTCCATTCCTGAAGGCACCCGAAGATTGGAGACAGGACCAGGACAAGGATAAGACCCCAGGAGCGCTTGGCGACTTTTCCGGTCTCGTAATCGATGGTGACGAAGCAGCAGgcttcgacgatgacgaccTCGCCCTGGGAGCCTTCGATGCTGCCGATAATGTCGCTTTCGGCGAGGGCGGCGAGGCTTGGGCTAGAGAAGCCGCCCTGGAGCCACAGATGCGAGTGTACGACGCTGGCCTCGGTGAAGAGGGTGGTGACGGGGATGAGATCGACGGCAACGGTGAATACGTTGTTTCGATGACGAGCGCGCAGAAGGCGGACAAGATGCACGAGGACATCCTCGGATTTTTCGACCAGGCATTGCAGAAGAATTGGGCGAGCGCGGAGCACTGGAGGATCAGGAAAATCAAGGATGTGAATAAGCCAGCAACGGAGACAAAGAAACGCAAAGAGAAAGAGCCCTTTGAGATCGATTTTGCCGCACCGCTAGATTCACACACTTCGGATATTATTCATACACAAGCCACCAACAATTCGGCCATCAGCATGCTCAAGAAGGATTGGAAGTCCAAGTCACGCAATCTTCTCCCCGACGACAAGCACTTTAACTCCAAGTCTCTGCTGAGCCTATTCCTCAAGCCAAAGGCACGGATGAGCAAACGGCGCACCGGCTTCAGCTCTCGCGGTGGGGGCGGCTTTGGTAATATTGGTGCAGATAATCAACCTGATGGTGAAATGGACGAAGCATTCTGGGCCAACCAAAAGGCCCCGCAACATACAGACGAGACAGTGTTGCCTGAAGGCGACTATGATGCCAACTTCTTCCAGGACGATGTTATGCCATTCCCCGGCGGCGGTGACttggacgacgatgatgatctaGAATTTGCGGACGCAAGAGAGCACTTCTCCCCAGGGCTTGACGGGCAGGCTGGACTCACTGATGGCGGAGGGCTCACGGCTCTACTTAATGGGGAGACAGTAACCAATACTGGAGCATTCGGAACAACACTGGTTACTCAAACGAGGCGTGTACGTCCCGAGTATGTGCAATATGCTAGGGTAGCCAAGAAGGTGGATGTGCGAAGGTTGAAGGAAGAGTTGTGGAAGGGTATGGATGTTGACATTCTTCAA AACCAACCTAAGCCCCAAGCAGTGGATGTCAGCGAACCTAAGCAAGAAGAGACGCTCAAGTTCACAGAGATCATGAACAATCTGCAGACCGTATATCCCAAGCCGGTGATGGATGATATTTCAACCTCATTCTGCTTTATCTGTCTCTTGCACTTGGCCAATGAGAAGGGTCTTGTGATTGAAAACACACCTGGTCTGTCGGAACTTGAGATCCGCAGGGATTGGTCAGCGGAGATTGTCGAGGGTGAATAG
- a CDS encoding related to sodium-calcium exchangers has product MTNTTPRGRLCPMHKTTKRPNATPKRFPRGSRLQSRPFYTTVLLLSVLTAYSFLSHTTFAQSVSNRAADPELLFKRSSSTVETPECSQVHDAVDKCAFVRKYCNDDDAGLVHYIELYYCSFGNARPVAFTALVLWLGLLFTTIGIAASDFFSVNLSTIATVLGLSESLAGVTFLAFGNGSPDVFSTFAAMGSNSASMAVGELIGAASFITGVVAGSMALVREFRVDRKSYTRDICFFILAVVFTMIFLADGHLHLWECWVMIGYYGVYVVTVVTWHWYSTRRKARQRREGEARSHVYAALGHSGDELAGEPYRDDPDDAGSGPGTAHATPPDISLLEAGPRIEVDGTPQRAGSDTSSEDHDRMVAAEVASSMRVLRGRGVRRNTMTPIRPSLVGALEFRSALAQLQREGNLQLSTIPGRSYSDYHVHRRRQTTATIAESARSDGQLDPNTGERAPIRNRALSSGDVPVGVPAHPDLHIPRRNGSEPTLSVPGSAASGTRASSPSPSYTVGGNLAAPPVGPSGTTHDAPPEDQKGQLLTPELRLQIPSSRRSSYSDRSSPNTPFPLYSDSPALLTPNYQNDPIEFVSPGGVSPSTVAPGSASRETPFADLQLTVDAPSRPVRWWPYAVLPAPHVLWATLFPTLQGWKEKTAWDKFVSAISVPSIFLLVVTLPVVDSETTDGESSILEVLNDHTDHYHHDHQVVGHMAPPISIEYSAIEPERESEWERYRRHTITSRGNGHVGLATTPSTAHAADGDTLAASQFSLGPPAIVAKPASDFHSSSSVKNDCTGWNRWLVALQLFTGPQFAVLVLWANTLEDWENPHKALIRMVLYALLASLILLGVLVVFTSEDRPPRYHYMLCFMGFIISIAWISTIAGEVVGVLKTVGVILNISEALLGLTIFAAGNSVGDLVADITVARLGYPVMALSACFGGPMLNILLGIGIGGAMMTIQKANKKHRKNPSHPIKYKPYRIQVGGTLMISAITLLVTLVGLLIVVPMNKWILSRKIGWGLITLWAVSTIVNVIVELTGAWGEMA; this is encoded by the exons ATGACGAATACCACCCCCCGTGGGCGTCTTTGCCCCATGCACAAGACTACCAAACGTCCCAATGCGACTCCCAAGCGTTTCCCCAGAGGCAGCCGCTTACAGTCTCGCCCTTTCTATACTACGGTCCTCCTTCTATCAGTCTTGACTGCGTATTCATTTTTGTCGCATACAACCTTCGCGCAGTCCGTCTCGAATCGCGCGGCAGATCCCGAGCTGCTCTTCAAGCGCAGTTCCTCTACGGTCGAAACACCCGAGTGCAGCCAAGTCCACGATGCTGTGGACAAATGCGCCTTTGTGCGCAAATACTGcaacgatgatgatgccggGCTTGTACACTACATTGAACTGTATTATTGCTCTTTCGGCAATGCAAGACCCGTCGCATTCACAGCCCTCGTGCTTTGGCTGggcctcctcttcaccaccatcggCATCGCTGCAAGTGATTTCTTCAGTGTCAACCTAAGCACGATAGCGACAGTCCTTGGCCTGAGCGAGAGTCTGGCAGGCGTCACATTTCTCGCCTTTGGCAATGGGTCTCCCGATGTGTTCAGCACCTTTGCAGCCATGGGCTCTAATAGCGCCAGCATGGCCGTCGGAGAGCTGATCGGCGCGGCAAGCTTTATCACAGGTGTCGTTGCTGGTTCTATGGCATTGGTGAGGGAGTTCCGTGTCGATCGGAAATCATACACCCGCGATAtttgcttcttcatccttgcGGTCGTCTTCACCATGATCTTCCTAGCTGACGGCCACTTGCACTTGTGGGAGTGCTGGGTGATGATAGGGTACTATGGAGTGTATGTCGTTACTGTTGTAACATGGCACTGGTACTCTACGAGACGCAAAGCTAGACAACGCAGAGAAGGCGAAGCGCGCAGCCACGTGTATGCAGCCCTAGGTCACTCTGGGGACGAGTTGGCCGGCGAGCCATATAGAGACGACCCAGATGATGCTGGCTCGGGCCCTGGCACTGCGCACGCTACGCCGCCTGATATCTCGCTCCTTGAAGCCGGACCCAGAATCGAGGTTGATGGTACGCCTCAGCGAGCTGGAAGCGACACATCTAGTGAAGACCATGATCGCATGGTTGCGGCCGAGGTTGCCAGCAGTATGCGAGTTCTGCGAGGCCGTGGAGTTCGACGAAACACAATGACGCCCATTCGACCTAGTCTTGTAGGTGCACTGGAATTTCGGTCTGCTTTGGCGCAGCTACAACGCGAGGGCAATTTACAGCTGTCCACGATCCCAGGAAGAAGCTATTCGGATTATCATGTGCACAGGCGCAGGCAGACCACCGCAACAATCGCGGAATCGGCTCGGTCTGATGGTCAGTTGGACCCCAACACTGGCGAGCGCGCACCCATAAGGAACAGAGCGCTCTCTTCTGGAGACGTCCCAGTTGGTGTGCCTGCTCACCCGGACCTACATATTCCACGCCGCAACGGATCCGAGCCGACGTTGTCCGTTCCTGGCTCAGCAGCCAGTGGAACGAGGGCATCAAGCCCCAGCCCATCCTACACTGTAGGGGGAAACTTGGCAGCGCCTCCCGTCGGTCCCAGTGGGACCACCCACGATGCGCCTCCGGAAGACCAGAAAGGACAGCTGCTGACTCCCGAACTTCGCTTGCAAATACCTTCCAGCCGACGTAGCAGTTACAGCGACCGCTCCTCGCCTAACACGCCTTTCCCTTTGTACAGTGACTCGCCAGCACTGCTTACGCCCAATTACCAGAATGACCCAATTGAGTTCGTGTCGCCAGGAGGAGTATCACCCAGTACCGTTGCACCGGGTTCAGCAAGTCGTGAGACACCCTTTGCCGACTTACAACTGACAGTCGATGCACCGTCACGTCCTGTTAGATGGTGGCCTTATGCCGTACTACCAGCCCCCCATGTCTTGTGGGCAACTTTGTTCCCTACATTGCAAGGCTGGAAAGAGAAGACGGCATGGGACAAGTTTGTCAGTGCCATCTCTGTCCCAAGTATCTTTCTTCTGGTGGTGACTTTACCCGTCGTAGACTCCGAAACAACAGACGGCGAATCATCTATCCTCGAAGTACTCAATGACCACACCGATCATTACCATCACGATCACCAAGTTGTTGGGCACATGGCTCCGCCCATATCGATCGAGTACTCGGCGATTGAGCCAGAAAGGGAATCGGAATGGGAGCGCTATCGTAGACACACCATCACAAGCCGTGGCAACGGTCACGTGGGCCTTGCGACAACACCTTCTACAGCACATGCTGCAGATGGAGATACTCTGGCTGCCTCGCAGTTCTCTCTGGGTCCACCAGCTATAGTGGCGAAGCCAGCTTCAGATTTCCATTCCTCCAGCAGTGTCAAAAATGACTGCACAGGCTGGAACCGATGGCTCGTGGCGCTACAACTATTTACTGGCCCCCAGTTTGCTGTCCTTGTATTGTGGGCCAATACCTTGGAGGACTGGGAGAACCCTCATAAAGCTTTGATCCGTATGGTGCTATACGCACTCCTGGCATCTCTCATTCTTCTCGGTGTCTTAGTCGTTTTCACGTCAGAGGACAGACCCCCTCGTTATCATTACATGCTTTGCTTCATGGGATTCATTATTAGTATTGCTTGGATCTCAACCATCGCAGGCGAGGTTGTAGGGGTCCTCAAGACAGTTGGTGTTATTTTGAACATCTCGGAAGCGCTATTAGGTCTCACCATATTTGCTGCTGGCAACAGTGTGGGGGATCTAGTCGCTGATATTACAGTAGCACGGCTCGGGTATCCCGTCATGGCTTT ATCTGCTTGCTTCGGTGGCCCTATGCTGAACATCCTTCTGGGGATTGGTATCGGCGGTGCCATGATGACAATCCAGAAGGCAAACAAGAAACATCGCAAGAACCCCAGCCATCCCATCAAGTACAAGCCTTACCGCATTCAAGTCGGTGGGACGCTGATGATCTCAGCTATCACACTGCTTGTCACGCTTGTGGGTTTGCTTATTGTTGTGCCCATGAACAAATGGATCTTGAGTCGCAAGATTGGATGGGGACTGATCACTCTCTGGGCAGTGAGCACAATCGTAAACGTGATCGTCGAGCTCACTGGAGCTTGGGGTGAAATGGCATAG
- a CDS encoding probable phosphomannomutase codes for MALVSPPSYTPLQERPLKDTICLFDVDGTLTPARLDASPEILDILQKLRSKCAIGYVGGSDFAKQQEQLGKPAGQPVTALFDFCFSENGLTAFKLGEPLESNSFIKFIGEEQYKELANFVLHYVADLDIPVKRGTFIEFRNGMINISPVGRNASTQERNDFEAFDKDAKVREKFVAVLKERFGHLGLTFSIGGQISFDVFPTGWDKTYCLQHLENEAKKPDGVAYKTIHFFGDKTFEGGNDYEIYTDSRTTGHSVTGPEDTMRILKELFDL; via the exons ATGGCTCTCGTATCCCCTCCCTCGTACACTCCTCTCCAGGAGCGTCCTCTCAAGGACACTATCTGCCTCTTCGACGTTGACGGCACACTCACACCCGCGCGCCTG GACGCCTCGCCTGAGATCCTCGACATCCTTCAGAAACTTCGCTCAAAGTGTGCTATCGGATATGTTGGTGGCTCGGACTTCGCCAAGCAACAGGAGCAGTTGGGCAAGCCCGCCGGACAGCCCGTCACCGCCCTCTTCGACTTCTGCTTCTCCGAGAACGGCTTGACTGCCTTCAAGCTCGGCGAACCCCTCGAGTCGAACTCCTTCATCAAGTTCATTGGCGAGGAGCAGTACAAGGAGCTTGCCAACTTCGTCCTCCACTACGTTGCTGATCTCGACATCCCCGTCAAGCGCGGCACCTTCATTGAATTCCGCAATGGAATGATCAACATTAGCCCCGTTGGTCGTAACGCCAGCACTCAGGAGCGAAACGACTTTGAGGCGTTCGACAAGGACGCAAAGGTCCGGGAGAAGTTTGTCGCTGTTCTCAAGGAGCGATTCGGCCACCTCGGCCTCAC CTTCTCCATTGGTGGCCAGATCTCCTTCGATGTGTTCCCCACCGGGTGGGATAAGACTTACTGCCTCCAGCACCTTGAgaacgaggccaagaagcctgaCGGTGTCGCCTACAAGACCATTCACTTCTTTGGCGACAAGACATTCGAGGGCGGCAACGACTACGAGATTTACACCGACTCTAGGACAACTGGCCACTCCGTCACCGGACCTGAGGACACCATGCGTATCCTCAAGGAACTCTTCGATCTCTAA